TTGATCGTTAGGAAAGTGTCGCGACGACTTGCTGAACAATATTATCTTTTTGAGATTGAAATTTGTATGAGGTTGTGAAGTTTGTGAATTGTTTATTCCCTGGTCGCCAATTACGAGTGTTTTGGTATCATACTCTATCGAACAAGTttcgattgtttgtttttatgaacAGTCTCATTTAAAGCGGTTGTAGTGATTGTGTTAGCGAtagtatgtttaatttttaaaccatgtttattttattactcttcaACGCTGTTTACATAGATTTTTCTCTTTGCCAACTGTTGTCAATTGCAATTCAATTTTTTATCGATTAAAACGATCTTTTGAGAAGCAACGGACAATTAGAAATTTTTCATCCTCTATATAACTGGGTACTTAGTTCAAAAGTTTAATTACGTATTAATTTACTTCTTGTTTTACAAATTGTGTTTTGTTGCAGCAAAACTGGACGGTGTGAAGACATACATGCGTATGCGCCGCGTGCCAACGCACCTGCAGGTGAAGGTGATCAAGTGGTTTGACTACCTGTGGCTCACGCAGAAGTGCTCCGACGAGGAGAAGGCCGTCTCCTGCCTCCCCGACAAACTCAAGGCTGAGATCGCCATCAACGTTCATCTTGACACCTTGAAACGGTACCATatacaatattacatacatattaaacaatacatacGTAATACTGGCCTCTACCAAAACGGAGAAGAAGTGAAGCATAATAAAAACTCATACAATATTGCAGACAGGTGATGGAAACCATATGTTATTATTCTCGTAATACATACGCGGCTGTCATTGTCTATTCTCTTGATTCAATCCCTTGGTTGTCTATTACGACACCCGCGGGTGGTAACTGAATTTGCACCATACATGTACGAGCGTAACAATAAAGATAACTTCATATTCCCGCTTTTTCTCTCGTGATTCGTTACAATATGAAGCGATACCATACAGAATAGAATTTTCGTTATAATACGTGCGTATATGAATATATGATCATGTTTATCCCCacgtatacatatttttacattagcATATTTAGTAAAATCAGGGAAAGGTTGccaatttttattacacacaGCTTAAAATTGTTAACGTTGGCATTCAGCAACGAACCGTTAGATACAACGTCATCAGCAGAAAAGAAGGCGATTAGTATTCTCCCGTCGTGTTCGACGCACGAATGTTTTCATAAATAGAAACACATAAATGTTGAGGCACCCTGGACCCGACGCGGGCTCAGGTGTTTACAAAATCATGAGCTTAATATTGACGCAAAAAGGGAGCAGCCTGTGTGATCTGATGACGGTTTAACAGagataataaatcttattaaaactATTCCAGAAGCCTTAGGTATTACAAATAGTTCAGTTGATTTTGCGACTGACAGCGACAAAGGTCTGTCGGAACTCAGCTCCGAGGATAATGAAGTTGTCACTAGATCGAGCAAATTAGTTAAGGCGCCCAAATGTCTTAgcctttaatttaatttgcgtTTAGTTTGGCTTTTGGGTTAGGGCgatcaaattttatttactacgtTTTCCGTACCCTTGTCATTTCTTCATTCGATTAGAGGCTTCGTTGGATTTGTTTAAGGTTCATTTGaaagtatatttgtatgaatactGAATGCAAAGATACTGTTGATAGTACGTACGTACTCACCTACATTAATGCAGCGTGGCAGTTCAAGCTTAATATCCCGTGTTGTATAATTAAAAAGAGAAACATTCGCTTTTTACGTCCATGAATTATGCATAAGTGTTCGTTTATACGATCCGTAAATTTTTGTCGCCAAATGGCTCTTCTGAGCTTTTCTGTTTTTCAGCTGAATTCTGTTTACGTTCGGTTTAGAGTACTTGcacactttatttataaaatgtgtcaTGCACATCAtttggttatatttatttcagagactggtatttaattttaactccAGTCGTAGGATAGTGACACTATTTCTCATAAGTATAACATATACGGAAGGTTGTGAAGACTTTGCACGGATTTTCTCGATGCATTTTACGataaaacaacgtttgctgaTGTGTTGATTCTCGGTATATTCCATTATCATTTCAAGCTTACTGATAGAATAGTGCATAACATGTACATTTCTATAAATCTTTGATCTCAACATTCtagatttgaatttaaaacaattcaatGTTCCCAGGGTGGAGATCTTCCAGAACACGGAGGCGGGCTTTTTGTGTGAATTGGTTCTACGACTTCGACCAGTACTGTTCTCGCCTGGCGACTATATTTGCAGGAAAGGTATCGTTATATTTCTTTCCCagttctatattatttattatctattgtataatctattttactgttttagtcgaatttattacaaataaataaaattacgctGTAGTAAAATAACGCGATAATGTAAAGGTATCTTAAAGATGCATATTTTGTTTAGGCGAAGTCGGGAAGGAAATGTACATAGTGAACCGAGGCAAGCTGCAGGTGGTAGGCGACAACGGGAAGACAGTGCTAGCTACACTCAAGGCGGGTTCTTATTTTGGCGAAATTTCCATTCTGAACATGGGCACGGCAGGTAAACAACTTGGTAAATATCGCCACGGCCCGAGACGCCACGCCATTATTACTCTATTTGTTACATCTCGAAAAGTTTTGAAAAGCAAACGTTTCGAGGAGACGCTGCAATCAGGCCGAGGGAGCGGCCGCGAAGCTACCAACAGGTTTTGGGACATCACTCCGACACGACTGTTACCGCTGTCGCTTGCACGAGTGCACGACGCCGCGACGCTTTGTCGCATCACGACTATTCACGACACTCGCTCGTCGCTATCGTCGCGTCGCCTCGCGTCGCCTTGCGTCGCAACCGACTAGCGCTAACCAGCCTGTGCCACTTATATTAGGGAAtgctttcaaattcaaattaattaatttataattacgcATCTTagattatgatttaatttattttgtattctttCAAAGAAATTTCCTTTTCATATTGATACTTCAAAAGAAGAGATATTATTGTGTGGTAAGCTTaactacttttatttgtttcgaATCGGACTTCAGTGGCTTCATCTTAGATCCTCCTCAAGGATTCGTAGCGTCTTGTGCCATGTTGTTATTTTGCATCTTTAGTTATATCTCCTTTGGTTGTATTGAAGGCAGTGTCCCCGATCGCTTTGCATCCTCCCTGATTACCTCATATTTGGCGTGACCTCTTGGTGCATGATCCCCTTATTATTAAGTGTCACCTGCGTACCTAAGATCTTAAATCATACTATGGGTTctgaagattatttttatttgtataacttCGATATCCTTATGCGATTCTAAACTAGTAGAACTGCTTAGTTCTTTTACGGATTTCATATACttactgattttattaatagtgtACGATTTTTGTACCTTAACGCTTTGTCTTGGTATTGGAGCACAACGAGGACCTATAGATATGGCTTCTTATCATTGTTTTACGGtcagttatttttttcaaattttgaaCGCGATGTGGCTCCGGATACATTTCCCACCCTGCGTGTTGTCTAACTTTCAAGGTAGCTTTTATCTTTTTCTAAACCAGCTTACATACTTTTTAGCTCTTGAACTGTGATTGGATTCAAATTCTGTCATGTTTTTCCCTGCCTCCGGTGTGAGTGATCCTGGTCTAGTATTTCTTATGACCTGTTCTGTTTGTGTGTGGTGTAATGTCCGGAATGAGGGTCAGAACAGCTCATAAGGGTGACCGGGCACCGGTTGGCACGGAGTGTGTGGATGACACGTCGACAGGCAACCGCCGGACAGCATCGGTTCGATCCGTCGGGTACTCGGACCTGTTCGTGCTCAGCAAGAAGGACATGTGGGACGTGCTGAAGGAGTACCCCGCCGCCAGAGTGCGCCTCGAAGCTATCGCCGTCAAGAGACTCGAGAAGTATAAGAAAGCGCCGCTCGAGAAAGGTACTGTACCGTTAACCAACAACATTATTCACGATAACAAATGTGCATGTCTGATCAAGCACAACCGTTTTTCGGATGATTGAATCATTCTCtgatataatacattattatggcTGTTATTGACAGCGAACGTATGGTGCCTGAGATTGCCCTAGAATACTTAAGTGATATTACGCGCGTTTGAGACTACTTtagatgtttatatttatgatgGCGTTCATCTTATGGCGGCGCGTTATAATGTAGGGTGTGTTGTAGTGGCCATGGGTCGTTGCCAGTCGACGCCCGGCCTCGTGGAGACGAGCGGGCGCGTGCCCATAGAGGAGATGCAGCTGCCACCCGCCGCGGTGCCGCCGCCGGTGCAATCCTCACACCCGCCTTCCTACCGGGACCAGCTTTATAGGTGCTCAAATACTCAacattcattataaaatattaccccTTTATCCCTTTCAAATATTACCCAACTTCTACAATATTGATCCACGAAGCTCAATTATGTTCTGTTTCCTTAGGCCTTAATATATAAGTTGACCTGCCTTATATTCTGTTACATTTTTGTGGTAATCCAAACAGGGGACATTACGTATATGTAAACAAACTTTTGGCCCCGCTGTTTCACGTCCGTTGTTGGCGGTTTTTTGTCCGAGGCTCAAAGGGTTGGGTGACCTTTTGAGAGCCCAGCGGGAACGCGTAGAAGTGTTTACATGAATTGTCCTCTTGTGTTGCATGATTGTTCAAACTTCAAAGGCCAAACACCTAACgctgtaataatttaattatcttcCATTGTTGGAATTTATACTGTATTCTGAACACTCACCGTTCGGTCCAGCATAAAATAAACAGGTATTTAATTAACTAGTCAGGTTAGGTTTTGCCACCGTGACACACGCTACGCAAACAtgcatatttttgtgttgtttattgTAGTGAACCTCATTAATATGACCGTATGTAGTCAATTTATAGGTAAAGTGTAAATTGTGGTTCCACAGTTCGTCAGTAAGCCCCCTTCGTGTAGCATCCCCCGTGGCATCGTGCGCGTCGAGCGCACGGAGCAGCGCGGCGGGCGGCAACAACGCTGTGGCGATACCGGGGCCGCGCAGCCTCGAATCGCACGACGCGCTCGAGTGCGAGATCAAGCGCCTACGAGAGCGTCTCTACACCGTCGAGACAGAGAACGCCGCCATGTCTGCCAAGCTCAGCCAACAACAATGGGAGGTCGATCAGAGGTTCGTTTCGTTGATTGACACGTCGCAGAAATATTCTGTTAATGACAAAACTTTAAGACATTCACCGTTATTTGCGCCACCAAAAAAAACACAATCGGGTTGAATAGactaagtgctcattcacgttgactcgcgggcgcggtggcgggcgcggtcgcgaaatatcaaacatatggcgatgtaccgaagtgttcacgtacaaaccgttcgcgcggtctaagtcgcgggcgagctagcggcgccgcgcgcggcccgcgtggcgcgctcgcgccaatatcaaacaagtgaagatgttcgtgtgtgttcacgtcgaactagcggtggcgggcgcgatccactcgcgatgtcaagtaagatcaaccagtttgagccagtttgagccaaacgcccgcctggcggccaacgtgaacacaaatcgccacgtccccgcgctcgcgaccgccaccgcgcccgcgagttccaacgtgaacaagcactatgAGAGTAACAAAATGAGGGGCTAAAAGAGGAAAGCTATAAAGCTTTAATGTTTGTGATGCAAGTTATGTCGTTTTCTGTCCAGACTGCAAGAAATAGAGATGCAGATTTGCGGCGGGAGTTCGCTGAGCTCGCAGGAGGAGAACGAGCGCAACCGCGAGAGCATCATTTAACGGCGCGCCACGGACGAGCGCGCGCGGCTGGCGCCGCTGGCCGCGCTGCGCCTCTCCGCGGTCTACTGACGCTGGTGCTGCCGCGAACCTCCCGTCTACCACTACCCCACCTCGTACTCTTGTGATCTCTGTGAACTTCGAACGTACCACTTAGTGTTTTTatgagtaaatattattatggaataTTTAAATACGAATTAACTTTATCAAATTTATATATACGTAGTATATACGACTCGCTAATATTTGACGAGTGTCGTGGAGTGAGATTTTGCCGAGACAATATTATCTTAAATATCGTTTAGGTACATCGAGGTGTTTAGAGTGCGTGGAGTGCGTGTGGCGAGGCGCGTCGTGTGCGCCTGCGCCGTTTGTACCCGTTACGTTATGTTGGTGCGCGGCGCGCGGCCCGCACATGTTCTATGTTCTATGTTGTGTAGCGACTGTTTCACGGCTctgcgtcgcgtcgcgtcgcgtccGTCGAGCACGCGGCGACGTGCGGCGCTCCGGCGCTGCGGCGCGGGGCCCACTGAGTTTCTCTATTGATTGATATTCAACGGTGTCGTTTATCTGTTCTGCAGATGCTATCTTCTAATGGCGAAATATTTTCACTCTAGAATTTGGAAGTTTGTGTACAAAGTTATCGTGTAtcgtataataaataactgatactGTGTGCCAAATGGTGGCCAAATGAATGTGCTAAGGATAAGGTTTTTGCGTTAACtcataaatagaaaatgtaatggatattttcttatccattaaatttgagctttaattattataaaaaatccaGGAAGACTTAAGAACCATTGAAGAGACccattttaatagttttgtttcCGTCGAGCTGAAGTTCGTTGTATGTACCAGTCTAGAGAATAGTTCGACAACTAAATTTGGTAATCTATGTATATTCgcagaataatattattacaattctGATGCAGTTTTGTCAGTTTTAAGAACATAAAACGACCATAGTATGTTGtaatttgttatataaaatggttttattacCTATGTATTAAGGGAAGTAGTATGAAACTGATGACTAAATCAGTTTTTTGGTAATATAAGATCACTACTGCCAAATAAGATTTAAGTAGATACaaagttttaatgtaaaaatattgacaatcgACTAAACGATGTTTTGTACTAGTATTCTTTCTATTTAATGATCTGATTGGGTTATGGCGTCGTTATGTACCATCGATGTGTCTACATAAGTGAATTTTATTGTTGGAGCTTTacattatttgtgtgattcCTTTGAGTTAGTGATAGTTCAGTACACGAGATGAAACAGTACCAAAACGTGAACACAAACTAAAATTTAACTCAGCCCtaagtaaattgtaaatacttaTTCTAATATCTATGATACGTGTTTATAAGCTGTtttcattgataacaatttgttttggaAGCCAAAGTTACCTGATGCGTATTGTTCGAAGGTTAGGAGCGTGACGTTGTTGTAAGGGCTTATCGTTTGTTTTCACAGTAAACAGTATACAAAGCGCGCGTGTGCGCCGTGGCGCGCCGGCGAGCCGCCTCGGCCGCGCTACGGAGGAGTGAACTGCCGCTCGTCTAGCTCAGTTCACGCGTCCTACACTTATTAGTTAGAACAATCGTACTCTTCATTTCCTAAACGCCCCAAGATAAATAGATAGGCGATAAAatttttaactgtaaataaaatatttatttattgttattatattccaTAAATTTTTCTTCTTACATATTTCTCGATTATAAAATGGTAAGAGAGATGCATTATGCAATtgaatacttatatttaacGAAAAACGCAAGTGCTTTTTATCATAATACTAGTAGGTTTATGAGTGTCCTGACGCTAAACCGCGCGGCGGGCGGCACCGCTCGCTCGCTATCTCGAACCAATTGTAATTCCTTttgtaatcattattataagtGCTAATTCTTTACCTTCACACGAAGCAGACATGTTCAAATGCGGGCACCGTATTATTTGAATGGAAGTCGGAAcgcggttcagtagttttgcaGTAACTAGGCTTGTGCATCTTAAATTGGAAATTCAATTATGTATCGCACatgattcattttattgttaataaaaagATTATGATAATAcgatttgtgttttttatttccCACCATCCAAAATCATAGGCGTGGATAAGGATATCGTCGGCGGGAGCGAGGCAGAGCGAGGCACGCCGCGCCGCCGGTGTCTACGGCGCGCATTCATACGACTCTATTATATagatttgtattaaattaaatgagaaAGCGCATGCTCCGAATGTCGGAACGTATCGGCATAATGCTGGAGGAAAGAATTACGAAACATGCGAGACGTAATGCGATACGTCGAATGTAGAGCTCGAGGGgaaaagattaacaaacataccCTTACACATACACAGCACATACGCCTAAATGTGCGATACTCAGAAACTATGGAGGGGGGCGGAAGAGAATTTATACCCAgatcacttaaaaataactatcaaaatatctaattatGTACGATAGACGTCCGGTAAGCAGATATAATTtatcccatcaaaaacattctgtaaaaacctcaagtctcgccgtaaaaagttgtgagatcaatataataccaagtcgattaatctatttagtctctacttaaaggaccttctgtcttaagttattacgtatggtattatcatgccaatttaaaaaaaaatacctctaaaacaaatagaccgacctggccatcgcatgatttgattagttaatgctcctgaaatgttaatggcgaatttgtgttttcttgcgatgaccaagtcgatctatttgttttaaaggtatttttttttaaattggcatgataataccatacgtaataacttaagacagaaggtcctttaagtagagactaaatagattaatcgacttggtattatattgatctcacaactttttacggcgagacttgaggtttttacagaatgtttttgatgggatctcacttctttttgtagagcaaacataagtccaatttgtatggaaagacgtttttttttcataattcaacatatattcctatgggaatgttgttcagtttcatgggctaaacacccttacccaccctataccccctcccgttatgcctcatatagtaggtacctgtttacacctatttattttattttctacagtaataataattcattaactgcaaatgtaaccttgtaatcttatacatttatatgggattacaaagttattgttgcagttagtgtatttagaaaactggaccgaaattagaaaatattaaatttttcccatgattaaaacactaaaccctatatgtattctaaattttaagcttctaagtctgctagaagtaccttagactt
Above is a window of Anticarsia gemmatalis isolate Benzon Research Colony breed Stoneville strain chromosome 2, ilAntGemm2 primary, whole genome shotgun sequence DNA encoding:
- the LOC142980595 gene encoding cyclic nucleotide-gated channel alpha-3 isoform X1, translating into MMTCRLGSRRLGGSRGSLQAGTACSAASELDLSSRSRRAHKARLKLLGASGEAPLLGGWRSTPHTPHAPATPAPHHSHNHLAPPHCNGTDSGSRGGLRRRSTYASGRLRSGPHWSFVFDPAGRLCYYWSMVVSLAFLYNLWVIVYRFAFQEINGETLIVWFCLDYFSDFLYLADILFHFRTGYLEDGVLQTDAAKLRAHYMNSTTFYIDCLCLLPLDFLYLSIGFNSILRSFRLVKIYRFWAFMDRTERHTNYPNLFRSTSLIHYLLVIFHWNGCLYHIIYKNNGFGSKNWVYHDTETADVVKQYLQSYYWCTLALTTIGDLPRPRSKGEYVFVIAQLLFGLLLFATVLGHVANIVTSVSTARKEFQAKLDGVKTYMRMRRVPTHLQVKVIKWFDYLWLTQKCSDEEKAVSCLPDKLKAEIAINVHLDTLKRVEIFQNTEAGFLCELVLRLRPVLFSPGDYICRKGEVGKEMYIVNRGKLQVVGDNGKTVLATLKAGSYFGEISILNMGTAGKQLEEILLCGNRRTASVRSVGYSDLFVLSKKDMWDVLKEYPAARVRLEAIAVKRLEKYKKAPLEKVAMGRCQSTPGLVETSGRVPIEEMQLPPAAVPPPVQSSHPPSYRDQLYSSSVSPLRVASPVASCASSARSSAAGGNNAVAIPGPRSLESHDALECEIKRLRERLYTVETENAAMSAKLSQQQWEVDQRLQEIEMQICGGSSLSSQEENERNRESII